The DNA segment GATAAATCACAGCTACTTGCGCCCTTCGATGGCATCATCAGCCAACGGCAACACAATCTAGGGGAAGTGGTCGCCGCAGGCAGCCCTGTATTTACCTTAGTCGGCAGTGTGAATACCGAAGCCTATATCGGTGTTCCGGTCGCGGTCGCCCAGCAATTCGTCAATGGGCAGAATGTGACAGTGAGCGTGCATAATCAGCAATTTACCGCCAAGATTGCCGGGATCAGTGCCGAGGTAAACCCCATTAGTCGCACTCTTCAGCTAAGGATCAGCCTGCCGGAACATGCCAATGTGATCAACGGTGAAATCGCCTATTTGCATCAACAACAAACCGTCGAGCAAGCGGGCTATTGGGTGCCTGTATCGGCACTTATCGATGGGATCCGCGGCCGCTGGAATATCTATGTAACCACGCCGCCGTCACAATCAACAACCGATAGCATTTCAACTCAGATAGAGCGTCGCGATGTCGATATCCTCTACACCACTCAAGATATGGCCTACATTCAAGGCGCGATTAAGACCGACGAACAGTATGTGACTCAAGGCTTACATAAGTTAGTGGTGGGCCAAGCCGTTTCTTCCATCGCATCGACGAGGTAATCATGATTAAAGCCTTCGTCGAAAATGGTCGCTTAGTCAGCCTAGTGATCGCCCTGCTGCTGGTCGCGGGATTTGGCGCTATCTCCAGTTTGCCACGCACCGAAGATCCACACATCACCAACCGATTTGCATCTGTCATCA comes from the Shewanella seohaensis genome and includes:
- a CDS encoding efflux RND transporter periplasmic adaptor subunit; protein product: MDRAARRSWRAFYLCVIAVSTLTACQKEVTEHANATQLQTVTTAPLRLSSSYQSEQVFTGTIRAGNTTGVGFELSGKLSELTVDSGAKVTQGQVLAKLDTRLLDAEHQEIQASLAQTQADVDLATSTLNRNLELKKSGYVSEQLLDENRTQLASLEAAKNRLLASQRANQLKRDKSQLLAPFDGIISQRQHNLGEVVAAGSPVFTLVGSVNTEAYIGVPVAVAQQFVNGQNVTVSVHNQQFTAKIAGISAEVNPISRTLQLRISLPEHANVINGEIAYLHQQQTVEQAGYWVPVSALIDGIRGRWNIYVTTPPSQSTTDSISTQIERRDVDILYTTQDMAYIQGAIKTDEQYVTQGLHKLVVGQAVSSIASTR